The proteins below are encoded in one region of Triticum aestivum cultivar Chinese Spring chromosome 1B, IWGSC CS RefSeq v2.1, whole genome shotgun sequence:
- the LOC123076196 gene encoding cysteine protease XCP1-like, which yields MLCCVAVLLLCVGVCVARNSDFSIVGYSEEDLSSHDRLIELFEKWLAKHEKAYASFEEKLHRFEVFKDNLKLIDEINREVTSYWLGLNEFTDLTHDEFKAAYLGLSPATSRRSNSRSFRYENVAAHDLPKAVDWRKKGAVTDVKNQGQCGSCWAFSTVAAVEGINAIVTGNLTALSEQELIDCSVDGNSGCNGGMMDYAFSYIASSGGLHTEEAYPYLMEEGSCGDV from the exons ATGCTCTGTTGT GTGGCTGTTCTTctcctctgcgtcggcgtgtgcgtGGCTCGCAACAGCGACTTCTCCATCGTTGGCTACTCGGAGGAGGACCTGTCGTCGCACGACAGGCTCATCGAGCTGTTCGAGAAGTGGTTGGCCAAGCACGAGAAGGCGTACGCGAGCTTCGAGGAGAAGCTGCACCGGTTCGAGGTGTTCAAGGACAACCTGAAGCTCATCGACGAGATCAACCGGGAGGTGACCAGCTACTGGCTGGGCCTCAATGAGTTCACCGACCTCACCCACGATGAGTTCAAGGCCGCCTACCTCGGCCTCAGCCCCGCCACTTCTCGCCGGAGCAACAGCCGGAGCTTCAGGTACGAGAACGTGGCTGCCCATGACTTGCCGAAAGCAGTGGACTGGAGGAAGAAGGGGGCGGTGACGGACGTGAAGAACCAGGGGCAGTGCGGCAGCTGCTGGGCCttctcgacggtggcggcggtggaggggaTCAACGCCATCGTGACGGGCAACCTGACGGCGCTGTCGGAGCAGGAGCTCATCGACTGCAGTGTCGACGGCAACAGCGGCTGCAACGGCGGGATGATGGACTACGCCTTCTCCTACATCGCCTCCAGCGGCGGGCTCCACACCGAGGAGGCCTACCCGTACCTCATGGAGGAAGGCAGCTGCGGCGACGTGTAA
- the LOC123104723 gene encoding general transcription and DNA repair factor IIH subunit TFB5 has translation MVNAIKGLFISCDIPMAQFIVNMNASMPASEKFIVHILDPTHMFIQPNMGDYIKSKMAEFRDQNSYEKPT, from the exons ATGGTTAATGCAATCAAGGGGTTGTTCATCTCCTG TGACATACCGATGGCTCAGTTCATTGTTAATATGAATGCGTCAATGCCCGCATCAGAGAAGTTCATCGTGCACATTCTTGACCCCACACACATGTTTATCCAGCCTAATATGGGAGATTACATCAAAAGTAAGATGGCGGAGTTCAGAGACCAGAACAGCTACGAGAAGCCGACATGA